The Aythya fuligula isolate bAytFul2 chromosome 2, bAytFul2.pri, whole genome shotgun sequence genome contains a region encoding:
- the RPL7 gene encoding 60S ribosomal protein L7: MADKEAKKVPSVPESLLKRRKAYAAAKARRLKRVLAQKKFRKAQRKVIYERAKAYHKEYRHMYRQEIRMARMARKAGNYYVPAEPKLAFVIRIRGINGVSPKVRKVLQLLRLRQIFNGTFVKLNKASINMLRIVEPYIAWGYPNLKSVHELIYKRGYGKINKKRIALTDNSLIRKCLGKLGIICMEDVVHEIYTVGKNFKVVNNFLWPFKLSSPRGGMKKKTIHFVEGGDAGNREDQINRLIRRMN, from the exons ATGGCGGACAAGGA AGCAAAGAAGGTGCCTTCTGTACCAGAAAGCCTCCTGAAGAGGCGGAAGGCTTATGCAGCTGCAAAAGCCAGACGTCTGAAGAGGGTGTTGGCTCAAAAAAAG TTCCGTAAGGCACAAAGAAAAGTCATCTATGAAAGAGCCAAAGCTTACCACAAGGAGTACAGGCACATGTATAGGCAGGAGATCCGCATGGCCAGGATGGCCCGAAAAGCCGGCAATTACTACGTTCCAGCTGAACCCAAGCTTGCCTTTGTGATCAGGATAAGAGG CATCAATGGTGTCAGCCCCAAGGTCCGTAAGGTGTTGCAGCTTCTTCGCCTGCGTCAGATTTTTAATGGCACATTCGTCAAGCTCAACAAAGCTTCTATCAACATGCTGCGGATTGTTGAACCCTATATTGCATGGGG TTACCCAAACCTGAAGTCTGTGCATGAGCTGATCTACAAGCGTGGTTATGGCAAGATCAACAAGAAGCGCATTGCTCTGACTGATAATTCCCTGATTCGGAAATGCCTTG gAAAACTTGGCATCATCTGCATGGAAGATGTGGTCCATGAGATTTACACTGTTGGCAAGAACTTCAAAGTTGTGAACAACTTCCTTTGGCCCTTCAAGTTGTCCTCTCCTCGGGGtggaatgaagaagaaaacgATCCACTTTGTGGAGGGTGGAGATGCTGGTAACAGAGAAGATCAGATAAACAGACTCATAAGGAGAATGAACTAA